The nucleotide window TGGGCAGAAAAGGTCCACGTAAGGAACGAAAGACTTTGGAAGCTCGGCCTGTCCTATCTGGCAATCTCGCTGGTTCTTCTCGCGGCGAGCGTCGGCAGATGGCCGGTTCTGCCGTTAATGAACGTTTTTATTGCATTAGCTTTCCTCGTCCTTGCATCCCGTTTCAGGGCGGTGAGGGTAACCTGTGAAGGAGAAACGCTCCTCCTCGTCCCCAACTACTCGACCTCCCCCCTGGTAGTCAGGAGGCCCGGAGGGGAGGTTCTTTTCAGGGAGTTCTTCCCGCTCTTATGGGAGAATGAACTGGAAACTCCCTGCGGAACGCTCAGGGTTAAAGCCATTCCCCACCGCTTCGGAAAGGTCGAGCTTTTGATAAGGGCTGGAGAAAATGAAGTCAGACTTCCCTGAGATGCAGGGAAGCCTTTATGATGTCGCTCACCACTCCGCTGGCAGTCTCCTTCAATCCCGCCCCGGCCCCCTTGATGACCAGCTCGCCGAGCAGATCGGTTCTCATTATCGCAACGTTCTCGTGGCTCTCAACTGCGAGGGGGCTTCCGAGCGGTACCTCCCTCGGTTCGACGACGACCTTTCCCTTCTCCACGGCGGCAACGAGCCTTATCGTTCTTCCGCGCTCCCGAGCCCTCCTCACCTCCCCGGATGTGACCTCCGCTATTCCCTTGACCGCTATATCGTCAAATGTTATCGGGTGGAATGCGAGGCAGTGGAGGATTGTTGCCTTGTAGCCCGCATCGATGCCCAGGACATCGCCGCTTGGGTCTCTTTCGGCTATTCCGAGTCTTTGGGCGGTTTTTAGGGCCCTCTCGAAGTCCTGCCCCATCTCCATCTGGCTCAGGATGAAGGTTGTGGTGGCGTTCAGAACGGCCTCCATGCCCTCAATTGAGTCCGCAAGGATGCCCTCGCG belongs to Thermococcus camini and includes:
- a CDS encoding homoserine dehydrogenase, giving the protein MREVKLSLFGFGNVGRAVAEVLLEKEALFREKYGLRFRVVSISDTSGTVWLPEGIDLREALMVKENFGKLSAWTSDYEVYNFTPEEAVREIDAHIIVDVTNDKNAHEWHLAALKDGKAVVTSNKPPLAFHYADLTEEAEKRDLPYLFEATVMAGTPIITLLREGILADSIEGMEAVLNATTTFILSQMEMGQDFERALKTAQRLGIAERDPSGDVLGIDAGYKATILHCLAFHPITFDDIAVKGIAEVTSGEVRRARERGRTIRLVAAVEKGKVVVEPREVPLGSPLAVESHENVAIMRTDLLGELVIKGAGAGLKETASGVVSDIIKASLHLREV